In one window of Kosmotoga pacifica DNA:
- a CDS encoding lysine 5,6-aminomutase subunit alpha, protein MKSKLGLDFNKVNHARGLAKDIALDVQKFVDQHTTVSVERTICRLLGIDGVNEAGVPLPNVVVDQIQERGLLGDGISLFLGNAIIETGLSPQEIAEEIGKGRLDITKLPMHNLDSIKAALEPLVDESVAFIRDNRRKRRELIKKLGEGPQPYLYVIVATGNIYEDVIQAQAAARQGADIIAVIRSTGQSLLDYVPYGPTTEGFGGTFATQENFKIMRKALDEAGEEVGRYIRLCNYCSGLCMPEIAAMGALERLDVMLNDALYGILFRDINMQRTMIDQFFSRVINGFVGVIINTGEDNYLTTADAYQAAHTVLASQFINEQLALIAGIPEEQMGLGHAFEMNPDIENGFLYELAQAQMAREIFPKAPLKYMPPTKYMTGNIFRGHIQDALFNVVSIWTKQGIQLLGMLTEAIHTPFMSDRYLSIENARYIFNNMRNLGDEIQFKEGGIVQQRARQVLQEATELLKKIKELGLFGALEQGIFADIKRSKNGGRGLEGVAEKTGNYFNLFIPRMLEGERT, encoded by the coding sequence GTGAAAAGTAAACTCGGCCTGGATTTCAATAAAGTGAACCACGCGAGGGGACTCGCTAAAGATATAGCACTTGATGTCCAAAAATTTGTGGATCAGCATACCACTGTGAGTGTTGAAAGGACGATATGTCGACTTCTAGGAATCGATGGCGTGAATGAAGCGGGTGTTCCTTTACCCAACGTTGTAGTGGACCAAATCCAAGAGAGAGGTCTCCTGGGTGATGGAATAAGCCTCTTTCTGGGCAATGCAATCATCGAGACGGGGCTATCCCCTCAGGAAATAGCGGAAGAAATCGGAAAAGGCAGACTTGATATAACCAAGCTTCCAATGCATAATCTTGACAGTATAAAAGCTGCTCTTGAGCCCCTTGTAGATGAAAGCGTTGCTTTCATAAGAGACAATCGCAGGAAACGCAGGGAACTGATCAAGAAACTTGGAGAAGGTCCACAACCATATCTCTATGTGATTGTCGCTACTGGTAACATATACGAGGACGTCATTCAGGCCCAGGCAGCTGCAAGACAGGGGGCTGACATAATAGCGGTGATCAGGTCCACAGGTCAAAGTCTTCTTGACTACGTCCCCTATGGCCCAACAACGGAAGGCTTCGGTGGGACCTTCGCCACCCAGGAAAATTTCAAAATCATGCGAAAAGCCCTCGATGAAGCCGGTGAAGAAGTGGGAAGGTATATCCGACTATGTAACTACTGTTCGGGACTATGCATGCCCGAAATAGCGGCCATGGGAGCTTTAGAAAGACTCGATGTAATGCTCAACGACGCACTATATGGCATCCTCTTCAGAGATATAAACATGCAAAGAACGATGATCGATCAATTCTTCTCACGGGTTATAAATGGTTTTGTGGGTGTGATAATTAATACCGGTGAGGACAATTACCTCACTACAGCTGATGCTTACCAGGCAGCGCACACTGTACTTGCATCCCAGTTCATTAACGAACAACTTGCCCTCATCGCAGGTATACCCGAGGAACAGATGGGACTTGGACACGCTTTTGAAATGAACCCTGACATAGAAAATGGTTTTCTCTACGAGCTGGCTCAAGCGCAAATGGCTCGGGAGATATTTCCAAAAGCTCCATTGAAGTATATGCCTCCTACAAAGTACATGACTGGCAACATCTTCAGAGGGCATATTCAGGACGCCCTTTTCAATGTTGTATCCATCTGGACAAAACAAGGTATACAGCTTCTCGGTATGCTCACCGAAGCTATACATACCCCCTTTATGTCTGATCGGTACCTCTCTATAGAAAACGCAAGATACATCTTTAATAACATGCGAAACCTCGGAGATGAGATCCAATTCAAAGAGGGTGGGATCGTTCAACAAAGGGCACGACAGGTCCTTCAGGAAGCGACAGAACTGCTTAAAAAAATAAAAGAGCTGGGACTCTTTGGTGCTCTTGAACAGGGGATTTTTGCGGATATAAAACGAAGCAAAAACGGTGGCAGAGGACTGGAAGGTGTCGCAGAGAAGACTGGCAACTATTTCAACTTGTTCATCCCAAGGATGCTGGAGGGTGAAAGAACATGA
- a CDS encoding 3-keto-5-aminohexanoate cleavage protein: MEKLIITAAITGAEVTREQQPNLPITPDEIAEEAYRCYLAGASIVHVHARKPDGTPTQDFEIYREIKRKIEAKCNIIVQPSTGGAVWHSIEERMQPLYTNPEMATLSAGTCNFGSDIFINPQEYMERFAAEMKKRGIKPEIEIFERGMIENALKLVKKGLIDLPLHFDFVMGVPGAIPATINDLVYLVGCIPEGSTWSVAGIGRFELPLALHAIAMGGHVRVGFEDNIYYRKGELAKSSAQLVERVARISREFGREVATPDEARKILNINSRR, encoded by the coding sequence TTGGAAAAGCTCATCATTACTGCGGCCATTACAGGCGCTGAAGTAACCCGCGAACAACAACCGAACCTTCCAATAACACCAGATGAAATAGCAGAGGAAGCCTACAGGTGTTATCTTGCAGGCGCATCTATTGTCCATGTGCACGCAAGAAAACCGGATGGTACACCCACTCAAGACTTTGAAATATATAGAGAGATAAAGAGAAAGATCGAAGCAAAATGCAATATTATTGTTCAACCTTCCACAGGTGGCGCTGTATGGCACAGCATCGAAGAAAGGATGCAGCCTCTGTACACAAACCCAGAAATGGCAACACTCTCTGCTGGTACCTGTAATTTTGGCAGCGACATTTTTATCAATCCCCAAGAATACATGGAAAGGTTCGCAGCTGAAATGAAAAAGAGAGGAATCAAACCAGAAATAGAGATCTTTGAGCGGGGGATGATTGAGAATGCCCTCAAGCTAGTTAAAAAGGGACTGATTGATCTTCCATTGCATTTCGATTTTGTCATGGGTGTTCCCGGAGCCATCCCTGCCACGATAAATGATCTGGTCTATCTTGTAGGTTGTATACCTGAAGGGAGCACATGGAGTGTTGCAGGAATAGGGCGCTTCGAATTGCCTCTGGCCCTTCACGCCATCGCCATGGGTGGACACGTCAGGGTAGGGTTCGAGGATAACATATACTATCGCAAAGGGGAACTAGCGAAATCCAGCGCTCAACTCGTAGAAAGAGTGGCCAGAATTTCAAGAGAATTCGGTAGGGAAGTAGCGACTCCAGACGAAGCGAGAAAGATATTGAATATAAACAGCAGGAGGTAA
- a CDS encoding ArsR/SmtB family transcription factor — translation MTLRLVWIELGELITLSKLVQQSDKKNLTDLSSEIKEKIETFVRIVTNTGAWDTRTLISALSELGEDFMVFSGGDLKDGAFITLEETLENLNKFEEHVPKFFSSVINRHFGDQQQLVKPSFSRDKLLDFLQSQKVLSRFSTWFLTQLLIFPEHTKEIFKETLRELLNMYTESGLRTVVTFTAHDTMKKLKRNHLESALIEYLKSSSKEPISSHIILSIQHLLPGFVSAPVKLEEGTLFLAGDIQKSFELSELSLETDLLKNFLKNLSDQTRFCILKALSGKPMYVAQLASHCGLSKATISHHLTALGRLGILEKKNDGKKVYYSLNRDNLRRIIKNIERVFSKEGEKEWK, via the coding sequence ATGACTCTAAGATTGGTGTGGATCGAACTGGGTGAACTTATAACACTATCAAAATTGGTTCAACAAAGTGATAAGAAGAATCTGACCGATCTTTCCAGCGAGATTAAAGAAAAGATCGAAACATTCGTTCGTATAGTGACCAATACCGGCGCATGGGACACGCGAACACTGATTTCGGCGCTTTCTGAACTTGGCGAAGATTTCATGGTGTTTTCTGGAGGAGATTTAAAAGATGGGGCCTTCATCACTCTGGAAGAGACCTTAGAAAATCTTAATAAGTTCGAAGAACATGTCCCAAAGTTTTTTTCTTCCGTTATCAACAGGCATTTTGGCGATCAACAACAACTCGTTAAGCCTTCCTTTTCGAGAGATAAACTTCTGGATTTTCTCCAAAGTCAAAAAGTCCTCTCAAGGTTCTCGACTTGGTTCCTCACACAACTCCTGATATTCCCAGAACACACAAAAGAAATTTTCAAAGAGACCCTCAGGGAGCTGTTGAACATGTACACTGAAAGTGGTCTCAGAACTGTTGTTACTTTCACTGCGCATGATACGATGAAGAAACTGAAAAGAAACCACCTCGAATCTGCTTTGATCGAATATCTAAAGAGTTCATCAAAAGAGCCAATCAGCAGTCATATTATCCTCTCCATCCAACATCTGCTTCCAGGCTTCGTATCCGCGCCTGTAAAGCTTGAGGAAGGAACGCTCTTTCTTGCAGGTGATATTCAAAAAAGTTTCGAGCTATCTGAACTCAGTCTTGAAACCGATCTGCTAAAAAATTTTCTGAAGAACCTGTCTGATCAAACCCGATTCTGCATACTCAAAGCCCTCTCAGGTAAGCCAATGTATGTTGCTCAACTTGCAAGTCATTGTGGGCTTTCAAAGGCGACCATTTCTCACCATCTCACAGCCCTGGGAAGACTCGGAATACTGGAGAAAAAGAACGATGGAAAGAAAGTCTATTACTCCCTCAACAGGGATAACCTAAGGAGGATAATAAAGAATATCGAGCGAGTTTTCTCAAAAGAAGGTGAGAAAGAATGGAAATAG
- a CDS encoding hotdog domain-containing protein — MEKVMIRVRMSLHDAHYGGSLVDGAKILQLFGDVATELLIRNDGDEGLFRAYDNVEFLAPVYAGDYIEVTGEITHIGRTSRKMFFEARKVIQARPDISDSAAEVLKEPIVVCRASGTCVVPLDKQRKGR, encoded by the coding sequence ATGGAAAAGGTTATGATAAGGGTCAGAATGAGCCTTCATGATGCTCATTACGGTGGGAGCCTTGTAGATGGAGCAAAAATCCTACAGCTTTTTGGTGATGTGGCCACGGAATTGCTCATTCGTAATGATGGAGATGAAGGGCTCTTCCGTGCGTACGACAACGTGGAGTTCCTCGCTCCCGTGTATGCCGGTGATTACATTGAAGTAACGGGAGAAATTACTCATATTGGCAGGACATCAAGGAAGATGTTTTTTGAAGCGAGAAAGGTTATACAGGCACGACCGGATATCTCCGACTCAGCCGCTGAGGTCCTCAAGGAACCCATCGTAGTATGCAGGGCATCAGGAACGTGTGTCGTCCCGCTTGATAAGCAAAGAAAGGGAAGGTGA
- a CDS encoding methylglyoxal synthase: MEKPKVALIAHDKKKIDLIMFVKENLETFKACELYATGTTGKFLSEKLKLIVNTVHSGPLGGDIQIGSMLVEGRMDFVIFLRDPLTAQPHEPDISALMRVCDVLNIPLATNLATAEALVVELKSILKNSKT; this comes from the coding sequence ATGGAAAAACCGAAAGTAGCCCTTATAGCTCACGATAAAAAGAAAATTGATCTGATCATGTTTGTCAAAGAGAATCTAGAAACTTTCAAAGCCTGTGAACTCTACGCCACGGGCACCACGGGTAAATTTTTAAGTGAAAAACTGAAATTGATCGTGAACACCGTGCATTCTGGACCCCTCGGTGGAGATATCCAGATAGGCTCAATGCTTGTTGAAGGTAGGATGGACTTTGTTATCTTTCTCAGGGATCCCCTCACGGCACAACCCCATGAACCAGACATCTCAGCCCTCATGAGGGTTTGTGATGTCCTCAACATCCCTTTAGCCACCAACCTCGCGACGGCAGAGGCTCTGGTAGTTGAGCTCAAGAGTATTCTGAAGAATTCAAAGACCTGA
- a CDS encoding zinc-binding dehydrogenase, translating to MKKGCPFGSHRVVEPVGSLPQAARKIDNTMELYSNEILVDVQTLNVDSASFTQIKEACQGDKDRIARMIKDIVRERGKLQNPVTGSGGMLIGMVEAIGPELTNRDLKVGDRIATLVSLSLTPLRIDRIKSINIDTDQVDIEGKAILFESGIYAILPDDIPDRLALAVLDVAGAPAQVNKLVNEGMTVAIVGGGGKSGVLCAYQAKKNAGNKGKVIIIERSVENARRIEKLGVADEIIIADATKPVEVYEKVYEVTGGELCDVVINNVNVEATEMSSILITKDGGTVYFFSMATSFTRAALGAEGVGKDITMIIGNGYTRGHAELSLNILREAPAIRTLFEKLYL from the coding sequence ATGAAAAAAGGATGTCCCTTCGGCAGCCACAGAGTGGTAGAACCAGTGGGTTCATTGCCACAGGCAGCCAGGAAAATCGACAACACCATGGAGCTGTACTCCAACGAAATTCTTGTTGACGTACAAACTTTGAACGTAGATTCTGCGAGTTTTACACAGATAAAAGAAGCCTGCCAGGGGGATAAAGATAGGATAGCCAGGATGATAAAAGATATAGTTAGGGAGCGTGGTAAACTCCAGAACCCGGTAACAGGATCTGGTGGGATGCTTATCGGCATGGTTGAAGCGATTGGGCCCGAATTGACTAACAGAGATCTGAAAGTGGGAGATAGAATTGCAACCCTCGTTTCCCTGTCTCTGACTCCTTTGCGGATCGATCGGATTAAAAGTATAAACATCGATACTGACCAGGTAGACATTGAGGGGAAGGCTATTCTCTTTGAAAGTGGCATATACGCCATTTTACCGGATGACATACCCGACAGATTGGCGTTGGCAGTTCTTGATGTAGCGGGTGCCCCAGCACAGGTGAATAAACTCGTCAACGAAGGGATGACGGTAGCGATCGTTGGTGGTGGCGGGAAATCTGGCGTGCTCTGTGCCTATCAAGCTAAGAAGAACGCAGGAAACAAGGGCAAAGTTATCATCATTGAACGTTCTGTAGAAAACGCGAGACGCATAGAAAAACTCGGAGTAGCAGATGAAATAATCATAGCCGATGCCACAAAGCCTGTTGAAGTCTATGAAAAAGTTTATGAAGTTACCGGTGGAGAACTCTGCGATGTGGTTATAAACAACGTGAACGTGGAGGCTACTGAAATGTCTTCCATACTCATCACGAAAGATGGAGGCACAGTTTACTTCTTCAGCATGGCGACTTCCTTTACCCGTGCCGCTCTAGGTGCCGAAGGTGTGGGGAAAGATATAACGATGATCATAGGTAATGGTTACACCCGCGGGCATGCCGAGCTCAGTTTAAATATTCTCCGCGAGGCACCCGCAATAAGAACACTCTTTGAGAAACTCTATCTGTGA
- the ablA gene encoding lysine 2,3-aminomutase has product MRDYREISLWRGVSEKDWNDWRWQVRNRITTLKELRQVINITEEEAHGIENCLKTLRMAITPYYATLMDPDNPRCPIRRQAVPTEKELQVGRWDMLDPLHEDEDSPVPGLTHRYPDRVLLLVTDQCSMYCRHCTRRRFAGQLDRPRPKKDIDAAIEYIRETPKVRDVLLSGGDALLLDVGVLEYILKELRKIPHVEIIRIGTRTPVVLPQRITPELVNMLKKYHPIWLNTHFNHPKEITSESSRACELLADAGIPLGNQSVLLRGINDSPYIMMELVHQLVKIRVRPYYLYQCDLSNGISHFRTSIRKGIAIMESLIGHTSGFCIPTFVVDAPGGGGKIRVMPQYMVSQSDRTVVLRNYEGVLTTYHEPEDIESDVDDTEYRVKYKLSGVAKLLDGKQINLEPTELERRERMKHWKEQGGKER; this is encoded by the coding sequence ATGAGAGATTACAGAGAAATATCCCTTTGGAGGGGCGTTTCTGAAAAGGACTGGAACGACTGGAGATGGCAGGTAAGAAACCGCATAACGACCCTTAAGGAATTGAGACAGGTAATTAATATAACCGAAGAAGAAGCACATGGAATAGAAAACTGCTTGAAAACTCTCAGGATGGCCATTACACCGTATTATGCCACCTTGATGGATCCCGACAATCCCCGCTGCCCCATAAGAAGGCAGGCAGTTCCTACCGAAAAAGAACTTCAGGTCGGCAGATGGGATATGCTTGATCCTTTACACGAGGATGAAGATTCCCCGGTACCGGGCTTAACCCACAGATATCCCGATCGGGTACTTTTACTGGTCACCGACCAATGTTCAATGTACTGCCGTCACTGCACTAGAAGGCGCTTTGCAGGGCAACTGGACCGACCGAGACCGAAGAAAGATATCGATGCGGCTATTGAATATATCCGCGAAACTCCCAAAGTCCGAGATGTACTGCTCTCCGGGGGGGACGCTTTGTTACTGGATGTTGGAGTACTTGAGTACATACTGAAGGAATTGAGAAAGATTCCCCATGTGGAAATAATCAGAATAGGTACCAGAACACCCGTTGTCTTACCACAGAGGATAACTCCAGAACTCGTGAACATGTTAAAAAAATATCACCCTATCTGGTTGAACACTCATTTTAACCACCCTAAAGAGATTACCTCTGAATCCAGTAGGGCTTGTGAATTGCTGGCCGACGCGGGAATTCCTCTGGGAAATCAGAGCGTCCTTCTCAGGGGAATAAACGATAGTCCATACATCATGATGGAATTGGTTCACCAGCTCGTAAAGATCAGAGTCAGGCCATATTATCTGTACCAGTGCGACCTCTCAAATGGTATTTCCCATTTCCGCACTTCAATAAGGAAAGGTATTGCCATTATGGAATCCTTGATCGGTCACACTTCAGGGTTCTGTATCCCAACATTTGTTGTAGATGCCCCCGGTGGAGGTGGGAAAATCAGGGTGATGCCGCAATATATGGTTTCACAATCTGACAGAACAGTGGTGCTCAGAAACTACGAGGGTGTCCTCACGACATATCACGAGCCAGAAGACATAGAGAGCGATGTGGATGATACCGAATACAGAGTGAAATACAAACTGAGCGGTGTCGCCAAATTGCTTGATGGCAAGCAAATAAATCTGGAGCCTACGGAACTCGAAAGGCGCGAAAGGATGAAGCACTGGAAAGAACAAGGGGGGAAAGAAAGATGA
- a CDS encoding DNA polymerase Y family protein: MLDYVAHVDMDAFFANIEQASNPYLRGKPIIVTGRGLRHSVVTTASYEAKGKGVRSGMPAHEALKLCPEAILVEADSKKYEYVSKEVMKLLGVVSPRILVTSIDEAYVDLSHFTNFKEALSSLKSFKSRLMMEFGLTASIGVAPNPILAKIGSDFKKPDGFVVIYRGAEKKFLKNVRLEDIPGIGPHTLIKLASYGFEYAYELLRASEFFLYTNFGNTLVGLVKSLVADNFSRDEFFRYSAPKSIGHSMTFSRDVYEEELLKRISSFLGAKVIYRMRKKGYEAAGVSMFLKYADFSVVRTSRRLNFPVSSINMMNRIVHWLTKELWSGEPVRAIGVSCNRLRASSAFTRQLSLLNTEKDMSEVSLKPEELFDKYSLFPASILAVSGL; this comes from the coding sequence GTGCTGGATTATGTGGCACATGTGGACATGGACGCTTTCTTCGCAAATATCGAACAGGCTTCTAACCCCTATCTTCGTGGAAAGCCCATCATCGTCACCGGAAGAGGGTTGAGGCATTCGGTAGTAACAACAGCGAGTTATGAAGCAAAGGGAAAAGGGGTGCGTTCTGGAATGCCAGCCCATGAAGCTTTGAAACTCTGTCCCGAAGCCATTCTAGTAGAAGCAGACAGCAAGAAATATGAATACGTCTCAAAGGAAGTTATGAAGCTCCTCGGAGTTGTTTCGCCAAGGATTCTGGTTACAAGCATAGATGAAGCCTATGTTGACCTCTCTCATTTCACCAACTTCAAAGAAGCCCTCTCCTCTCTGAAATCATTCAAATCAAGGTTAATGATGGAATTTGGATTAACAGCATCCATAGGAGTGGCGCCAAACCCTATACTGGCAAAAATTGGAAGTGACTTCAAAAAGCCCGATGGCTTTGTCGTGATCTATCGGGGAGCGGAAAAGAAATTCTTAAAAAATGTCAGATTGGAAGATATTCCCGGGATTGGACCTCATACATTAATAAAATTGGCCAGTTATGGATTTGAATATGCTTACGAACTACTCAGGGCCAGCGAATTTTTTCTTTATACCAACTTCGGCAATACCCTTGTCGGCCTCGTTAAATCTCTCGTTGCTGATAATTTTTCACGTGATGAGTTTTTCAGATATTCAGCTCCGAAGTCAATAGGTCATTCAATGACATTTTCACGAGATGTATACGAAGAAGAGCTGTTGAAGAGAATCTCAAGTTTCCTTGGAGCAAAGGTGATTTACAGAATGAGAAAGAAGGGTTATGAAGCAGCGGGAGTAAGTATGTTTTTAAAGTATGCCGATTTCAGTGTTGTCAGGACTTCCAGGAGATTGAATTTCCCTGTTTCCAGCATCAACATGATGAATCGGATCGTCCACTGGTTAACGAAAGAACTCTGGAGTGGCGAACCTGTAAGGGCCATTGGAGTATCGTGTAACAGATTAAGAGCTTCCAGCGCCTTCACCAGACAGCTTAGTCTTCTAAACACTGAAAAAGACATGTCAGAAGTTTCTCTAAAACCGGAAGAGTTGTTCGACAAATATTCTTTGTTTCCAGCTTCGATTCTCGCTGTTTCAGGTCTTTGA
- a CDS encoding ArsR/SmtB family transcription factor produces the protein MEIVAGYFEIYDLMMAIYFAFHSEPVRKSLKSLGVDFNPSPELLAFRDAVMKELDWSTRIYTAFMNEFGVISPILFPVKHKMVDGTAVKIEESIELSPELMEKIRDRFITVLAVRRLNMESRELKKLLANSPFTVTEKIDEIEGISADSKWFANQLLLFPAKAMEFLASNTRKILKIYEKTGLREKNLRTLKNFFASTSSELIKNSIVNYLDYYDLLPDSSRPLYVTLQNSVPRSNSGLMSYPTFHLLIMGVEEITKDFINKIPQEYRLSNLLKAIGDSTRFEILRYLSRNPATQKDLADFTGLNKSTISYHINLLFKASLIDIDVFNNIISLRMETIKKLTKTLNEAFEL, from the coding sequence ATGGAAATAGTAGCCGGATATTTCGAGATATACGACTTGATGATGGCCATTTACTTCGCATTTCATTCCGAACCCGTTAGAAAATCGTTGAAATCCCTTGGAGTTGACTTCAATCCATCACCAGAGCTGCTGGCCTTTCGGGATGCGGTGATGAAAGAACTTGATTGGTCGACCCGCATTTATACCGCCTTCATGAATGAATTTGGGGTAATATCCCCCATTCTCTTCCCGGTGAAACACAAGATGGTGGATGGTACAGCGGTAAAGATAGAAGAATCCATCGAACTATCCCCTGAGTTAATGGAGAAAATCAGAGACCGTTTCATTACCGTACTCGCCGTCAGGAGACTGAATATGGAAAGCCGGGAACTGAAAAAGCTCCTGGCAAATTCCCCATTCACCGTTACTGAGAAAATCGATGAGATTGAAGGAATAAGTGCAGATTCAAAGTGGTTTGCCAATCAACTCCTTCTCTTTCCGGCGAAAGCGATGGAATTTCTCGCCTCGAATACCAGAAAAATCCTGAAGATTTATGAAAAGACTGGGTTGAGAGAGAAAAATCTTCGGACGTTGAAAAACTTTTTCGCTTCTACCAGCTCAGAGCTGATTAAAAACTCCATAGTGAATTATCTTGATTATTATGACCTGCTTCCAGACAGCTCGCGTCCACTCTATGTAACACTTCAAAACTCTGTACCAAGGAGCAATTCAGGATTGATGAGTTATCCAACCTTTCATTTGCTTATAATGGGTGTTGAGGAAATAACAAAAGATTTCATCAACAAGATCCCTCAGGAATACAGATTAAGCAATTTGCTCAAAGCTATCGGTGATAGCACCAGGTTCGAGATTCTGAGATACCTTTCTAGAAATCCCGCTACACAAAAGGACCTCGCAGATTTCACCGGTCTGAATAAATCTACCATATCCTACCATATCAATCTGCTCTTCAAGGCTTCTCTCATCGACATAGACGTGTTCAACAACATAATCTCTCTGAGAATGGAAACGATAAAAAAGCTTACGAAAACATTGAATGAAGCTTTCGAATTGTAA
- a CDS encoding MutS-related protein, whose product MKKLDKERLFEVTGFKFILNNLELKTGFGRKKLQTLSLIKKSNSIARELEELTKFIEHFNAGNNLEQLRKGLSSVRDISGTIARVRRGELLDDIDLFELKNFLLTYEEIRKSVFFPEFLFIPSAEELITLLDPEGLRLKNFHIYSAYSKELAAVRQEKRELVSVPETHRSDRLLEELKKLKLRERELEGRIRKELSRKLHKNAQKIVEIAELIAKVDFLQAKVELVQRFELTRPTLSREAISFQGLFNPEVREILRSSGREFQPVDLKLEKGICIITGANMCGKTVLLRTIALAQLMFQHGFYIPARKAELVPFDGIFFFSGDYQSYKKGLSSFAAEVLEIKKATGHMDEQWLILFDELARNTNPDEGKALVIAIAEAFAKSDCYTVVTTHYDGVVRSGMRHYRIKGLKEKLPETIETPMALVDHVDYSLVELNERHERVPHEALKIAKMFGLDEKIIERAEWILSKEEDNSEK is encoded by the coding sequence GTGAAAAAATTGGACAAAGAAAGACTCTTTGAGGTAACAGGCTTCAAATTTATTCTCAATAACCTTGAGTTGAAAACGGGTTTTGGCAGGAAAAAGCTGCAAACGCTCTCACTCATTAAAAAATCAAACTCCATCGCGAGAGAACTGGAAGAACTTACAAAATTTATTGAGCACTTCAATGCCGGGAACAACCTTGAACAGCTCAGAAAGGGGTTGTCTTCTGTACGGGACATATCCGGAACGATTGCAAGAGTCAGACGGGGAGAACTGCTGGATGATATCGATCTTTTTGAACTAAAGAACTTTCTGCTCACTTACGAAGAAATCAGGAAAAGCGTCTTCTTCCCAGAATTCCTATTCATACCTTCTGCAGAAGAGCTCATAACACTTCTCGATCCGGAAGGGCTCAGACTTAAAAACTTTCATATATACAGCGCCTATTCAAAAGAACTCGCTGCTGTAAGGCAAGAGAAAAGAGAACTGGTTTCAGTTCCAGAAACTCATAGAAGCGATAGACTTCTGGAAGAACTCAAAAAGTTAAAGCTCAGAGAAAGAGAATTGGAGGGCCGTATAAGAAAAGAACTCTCCAGGAAGCTTCACAAAAACGCGCAAAAAATAGTGGAGATAGCGGAGCTCATTGCGAAAGTCGACTTTCTTCAAGCAAAAGTCGAACTCGTGCAGAGGTTTGAGCTCACACGCCCAACGCTTTCGCGTGAGGCTATCAGCTTCCAGGGGCTTTTTAATCCCGAAGTCAGGGAAATCCTCAGATCCAGTGGTCGTGAATTTCAACCTGTCGATCTCAAACTGGAAAAGGGAATTTGCATTATTACTGGTGCGAACATGTGTGGTAAGACTGTACTTTTGAGGACCATTGCCCTCGCACAGCTGATGTTTCAACATGGTTTCTATATACCCGCAAGAAAAGCTGAACTTGTACCTTTTGATGGAATTTTCTTCTTCTCTGGAGACTATCAATCCTATAAAAAAGGGCTTTCCTCTTTCGCCGCTGAGGTACTGGAAATAAAGAAAGCTACCGGGCATATGGACGAACAGTGGCTCATACTCTTTGATGAACTCGCAAGAAATACCAATCCAGATGAAGGTAAGGCGCTGGTGATAGCCATCGCCGAAGCATTCGCTAAAAGCGATTGTTATACAGTCGTAACGACACACTACGATGGTGTTGTCAGAAGTGGTATGAGACATTACCGAATAAAAGGTCTGAAAGAAAAACTTCCCGAGACCATTGAGACACCCATGGCACTCGTTGACCATGTTGATTATTCTCTTGTTGAATTGAATGAAAGGCATGAGAGAGTTCCGCACGAAGCACTTAAGATAGCGAAAATGTTCGGGCTGGACGAGAAAATAATCGAAAGGGCAGAATGGATTCTTTCAAAGGAGGAAGACAACAGTGAAAAGTAA
- a CDS encoding MaoC family dehydratase, with protein sequence MKYTEITPGYIYVEERVITDEMVRKFADITGDDNPIHLDEDYASKSIFKSRIAHGILTLGLVSAVLGRKFPGPGTIYLKQDATFKRPIYIGERIRIRVEVLEKIEEKSRLLLSTEVLNEKGEKALVGEALVLFREEEVE encoded by the coding sequence ATGAAGTACACTGAGATAACACCCGGCTATATCTATGTGGAGGAGCGAGTTATCACAGATGAAATGGTCAGAAAATTCGCTGACATTACTGGAGACGACAACCCTATTCACCTTGATGAGGACTACGCTTCTAAAAGCATCTTCAAATCCAGAATCGCTCATGGTATCCTGACATTGGGACTTGTTTCCGCTGTTCTTGGAAGAAAATTTCCCGGACCGGGTACGATCTATCTTAAACAGGATGCGACTTTTAAGAGGCCTATATATATAGGTGAGAGAATCCGGATAAGAGTAGAAGTACTGGAAAAGATCGAGGAAAAGTCGAGGTTGCTCTTGTCAACGGAAGTTCTAAACGAAAAAGGCGAAAAAGCCCTTGTAGGAGAAGCGTTGGTTCTCTTCAGAGAGGAGGAGGTCGAATAA